In Kryptolebias marmoratus isolate JLee-2015 linkage group LG22, ASM164957v2, whole genome shotgun sequence, a single window of DNA contains:
- the LOC108243083 gene encoding zinc finger protein 708-like isoform X2, with the protein MADLIRFRTEVELIVNGLAKEVVTEIFTAAEKVSLNSQNPEAEEKLGTVVDSLCVEAMNKILKVFHLTAGNQDQTVGEAPPPPEDTCEELTTQTAGSENVGVRGPATEHTYLLLYGSTAADSKCLLMSLQANDVNNAESENKCSSSEAISELMEDRPSSSPPLHNDDHEYARPSSPPEGGVRRDRRQRRKKAIGVSGETHLQCSQCSIMFLNAERLADHEKKSHPLCSVCGAVFTGIMKLREHKIKEHGLLPYTCSYCPKRFNHKAHRDLHVKARHTGEKSCHCDICGRGFSCVSVLKMHRLTHFDKTFICDICRKAFHHACHLTRHKLVHQAVRPYTCSTCGRGFTQSANLRSHQMTHIREKQLCSICGKSFRCLKNHIISKHSHELAAGELPAADTIISCNICGKKFPNLSQYRTHQRSHSGDKPFHCDVCGKSYRLQGMLWDHRYTHSDEKLYSCSVCSKSFKMAASFSRHRSIHSGEMPYSCNDCGKNFRLNTFLKAHLQTKTHLRQVQQRLSAAVTSDLC; encoded by the exons GAAAAACTGGGAACTGTGGTGGACAGTCTGTGTGTGGAAGCTATGAACAAAATCCTGAAGGTATTTCATCTGACTGCTGGGAACCAGGACCAAACTGTGGGAGAGGCTCCGCCCCCgcctgaagacacctgtgaagAGTTAACCACTCAGACGGCAGGAA GTGAAAACGTAGGAGTTCGAGGCCCTGCCACAGAACACACCTACCTCCTACTGTACGGG agcaCAGCTGCTGACTCAAAGTGTCTGCTGATGTCGCTGCAGGCCAATGATGTTAACAATGCTGAAA gtGAAAACAAATGCAGCTCCTCTGAAGCCATAAGTGAGCTGATGGAGGATcgtccctcctcctctcctccccttcACAACGATGACCATGAGTATGCTAGACCATCATCTCCACCAGAGGGCGGAGTCAGGAGAGATCGCAGGCAGAGGAGAAAGAAAGCGATCGGAGTGAGTGGAGAGACTCACCTACAGTGTTCACAGTGCAGCATAATGTTTCTCAATGCTGAGCGGCTCGCCGACCACGAGAAGAAGTCCCACCCACTGTGCTCAGTGTGCGGCGCGGTGTTCACCGGCATCATGAAGCTCCGTGAACACAAGATCAAAGAGCATGGACTGCTGCCGTACACTTGCAGCTACTGCCCAAAGAGATTCAATCACAAGGCTCACCGAGACCTGCACGTGAAGGCCCGTCACACCGGTGAGAAGAGCTGCCACTGTGACATCTGTGGGCGGGGCTTCTCCTGTGTCAGCGTGCTCAAGATGCACAGGCTGACCCACTTCGATAAGACTTTTATCTGTGACATCTGCAGAAAAGCTTTCCACCACGCTTGCCACCTGACGCGCCACAAGCTGGTGCACCAGGCAGTCCGGCCGTACACCTGCTCCACCTGTGGGAGGGGCTTCACCCAGTCCGCCAACCTGCGCAGCCACCAGATGACGCACATCAGAGAAAAGCAGCTGTGTTCCATCTGTGGTAAGAGCTTCCGCTGCCTAAAGAACCACATCATCAGCAAACACTCCCACGAGCTGGCTGCTGGCGAGCTGCCAGCCGCAGACACCATAATTAGCTGCAACATCTGTGGGAAGAAGTTCCCAAACCTGTCGCAGTACAGAACACACCAACGCAGCCACAGTGGAGACAAACCGTTCCACTGCGACGTGTGTGGGAAGAGCTACAGACTACAGGGGATGCTGTGGGACCACCGTTACACCCACAGCGATGAGAAGCTCTATAGCTGCTCCGTCTGCTCCAAAAgctttaagatggccgccagctTCTCCAGGCATCGCAGCATCCACAGCGGAGAGATGCCGTACAGCTGCAACGATTGTGGAAAAAATTTCCGCCTTAACACATTCCTGAAGGCTCACCTGCAGACCAAAACTCACCTGCGGCAGGTGCAGCAGAGGCTGAGTGCTGCTGTCACCTCAGACCTGTGTTAG
- the LOC108243083 gene encoding zinc finger protein 708-like isoform X1 — MLATPSSPVSDLFSVASHCHLQSPSLASLPSCFLHLQCRSIISSAAHIISSAAHIISSAAHIISSAAHIISSAAHIISSAAHIISSAAHIISSATLTLSSLQCLCGGQQRQQSIFLCVHGDIPSSHLATPKKGRNKASHQEKLGTVVDSLCVEAMNKILKVFHLTAGNQDQTVGEAPPPPEDTCEELTTQTAGSENVGVRGPATEHTYLLLYGSTAADSKCLLMSLQANDVNNAESENKCSSSEAISELMEDRPSSSPPLHNDDHEYARPSSPPEGGVRRDRRQRRKKAIGVSGETHLQCSQCSIMFLNAERLADHEKKSHPLCSVCGAVFTGIMKLREHKIKEHGLLPYTCSYCPKRFNHKAHRDLHVKARHTGEKSCHCDICGRGFSCVSVLKMHRLTHFDKTFICDICRKAFHHACHLTRHKLVHQAVRPYTCSTCGRGFTQSANLRSHQMTHIREKQLCSICGKSFRCLKNHIISKHSHELAAGELPAADTIISCNICGKKFPNLSQYRTHQRSHSGDKPFHCDVCGKSYRLQGMLWDHRYTHSDEKLYSCSVCSKSFKMAASFSRHRSIHSGEMPYSCNDCGKNFRLNTFLKAHLQTKTHLRQVQQRLSAAVTSDLC, encoded by the exons ATGCTTGCAACACCCAGCTCACCTGTTTCTGATCTTTTCTCAGTTGCAAGTCATTGCCATCTGCAAAGTCCAAGTCTGGCCAGTCTACCAAGCTGCTTTCTTCATCTCCAGTGTCGCTCCATCATCTCCAGTGCCGCTCACATCATCTCCAGTGCCGCTCACATCATCTCCAGTGCCGCTCACATCATCTCCAGTGCCGCTCACATCATCTCCAGTGCCGCTCACATCATCTCCAGTGCCGCTCACATCATCTCCAGTGCCGCTCACATCATCTCCAGTGCAACTCTCACACTCTCATCCCTCcagtgtctctgtgggggtcaACAACGACAACAATCCATCTTCCTGTGTGTCCATGGGGACATACCTTCCTCTCATCTAGCCACTCCCAAGAAGGGCAGGAACAAGGCCTCCCACCAG GAAAAACTGGGAACTGTGGTGGACAGTCTGTGTGTGGAAGCTATGAACAAAATCCTGAAGGTATTTCATCTGACTGCTGGGAACCAGGACCAAACTGTGGGAGAGGCTCCGCCCCCgcctgaagacacctgtgaagAGTTAACCACTCAGACGGCAGGAA GTGAAAACGTAGGAGTTCGAGGCCCTGCCACAGAACACACCTACCTCCTACTGTACGGG agcaCAGCTGCTGACTCAAAGTGTCTGCTGATGTCGCTGCAGGCCAATGATGTTAACAATGCTGAAA gtGAAAACAAATGCAGCTCCTCTGAAGCCATAAGTGAGCTGATGGAGGATcgtccctcctcctctcctccccttcACAACGATGACCATGAGTATGCTAGACCATCATCTCCACCAGAGGGCGGAGTCAGGAGAGATCGCAGGCAGAGGAGAAAGAAAGCGATCGGAGTGAGTGGAGAGACTCACCTACAGTGTTCACAGTGCAGCATAATGTTTCTCAATGCTGAGCGGCTCGCCGACCACGAGAAGAAGTCCCACCCACTGTGCTCAGTGTGCGGCGCGGTGTTCACCGGCATCATGAAGCTCCGTGAACACAAGATCAAAGAGCATGGACTGCTGCCGTACACTTGCAGCTACTGCCCAAAGAGATTCAATCACAAGGCTCACCGAGACCTGCACGTGAAGGCCCGTCACACCGGTGAGAAGAGCTGCCACTGTGACATCTGTGGGCGGGGCTTCTCCTGTGTCAGCGTGCTCAAGATGCACAGGCTGACCCACTTCGATAAGACTTTTATCTGTGACATCTGCAGAAAAGCTTTCCACCACGCTTGCCACCTGACGCGCCACAAGCTGGTGCACCAGGCAGTCCGGCCGTACACCTGCTCCACCTGTGGGAGGGGCTTCACCCAGTCCGCCAACCTGCGCAGCCACCAGATGACGCACATCAGAGAAAAGCAGCTGTGTTCCATCTGTGGTAAGAGCTTCCGCTGCCTAAAGAACCACATCATCAGCAAACACTCCCACGAGCTGGCTGCTGGCGAGCTGCCAGCCGCAGACACCATAATTAGCTGCAACATCTGTGGGAAGAAGTTCCCAAACCTGTCGCAGTACAGAACACACCAACGCAGCCACAGTGGAGACAAACCGTTCCACTGCGACGTGTGTGGGAAGAGCTACAGACTACAGGGGATGCTGTGGGACCACCGTTACACCCACAGCGATGAGAAGCTCTATAGCTGCTCCGTCTGCTCCAAAAgctttaagatggccgccagctTCTCCAGGCATCGCAGCATCCACAGCGGAGAGATGCCGTACAGCTGCAACGATTGTGGAAAAAATTTCCGCCTTAACACATTCCTGAAGGCTCACCTGCAGACCAAAACTCACCTGCGGCAGGTGCAGCAGAGGCTGAGTGCTGCTGTCACCTCAGACCTGTGTTAG